GAAGCGCGCGACCGTGCGCAGATGGTGCGCGACGTACTGCGCAGCCTGGGCCAGCCGCTGGCCGAGCCGACACCGGCTTGAATCTGTCCGTATTTATATGAAATCAGCCTCAAACCCAATACAGGCAAGCGCTGACAGCTACCAATATGATAGTTGCAGCAAACCTGCGAACACATGCCGCGCGGGTATCGAGGGTGCCTGCAATGGAGTTTGAGTCCGCGCTGGCCACCCTGGCGCTGCTGCTGGCCTTGGCCGCGCGGCCCTGGCGCATGTTGGCCAGTCAGCGCCCCCTGGTGCATGAGGCCCACGGCGCCCCGGCAGCGCTGTGGACGCCGCTGCTGGCCACGCTGGCCATCCTGCCCTGGGCCTGGGCGCTGCCCACGCTGCACCGGATGCCGCTGCAGCTGCAGTGGTCGGGCGCCTGCCTGGTGCTGCTGATGCTGGGCTGGCCGCTGGCCGTGCCCACGCTGCTGGCCGTGGGCGCGCTGGCCTGCCTGTTCTCGCCCGGCCTGGGCTGGGAGGAGGCCCTGGGGCTGGCCGTGTGGTCGGGCATCGTGCCGGCCACGCTGGCCATGCTGCTGGGCGTGCTGGTGCGCCGGCTGATGGGCGAGCGCAGCCTTGGCGGCGTGCGCGTGTTCATCTACGTGCTGGGCCGGGGCTTTCTGGGCACGGCGCTGTGCATGTTCATCGCCGGCAGCCTGGCGCAGTGGACGGGCCACGTCCTGCCCGGCGTGGGCGAAGGGCTGTCGCTGGTGGCGCGCTGGCTCATGGCCTGGGGCGATGCCTTCGTCACCGGGATGCTGTGCGCCGTGTTCGCCGCCTTCAAGCCGCAGTGGCTGGCTACGTGGTCGGATGAGATTTATCTGCGCCGGCCTGATAGTCCCGGGGGCAGCGGCGGCGATTGAGCCGCCTCAACCCTGGTCAGGCCAGCAGCTCTTCTTCTTTCAGATATTGGAAAAACCTGTCCAATATATCCTTGCTGCGCTGCACTATATCGTCCTCATCGAACTTGGCCAGCTCGCTCAGTGACAGGGCTTGCGCAATCTTGCTGGGCTCCAGGTAACTGCCCCGACGCAGCTTGCCGGTGTATATCTTTTTCTTGTCCTCGAAGCGGTAGTCGGAGGCCCGGATATTGATGCTGGACTCCAGCAGGATCTTGTTGCCCAGCGCTTCGATGTTCTCTGCATTGGCGAGGCCTTTTTCCATTTCCTGGCGCTTCCTGGGATAGATATGCTCCAGCTGATAGACCTGCCCTGCATCCAGCAGCTTCTGCTCGGGGTGGGTATGGGCATACCAGGTCAGAATGGAACGAGTGATGTTGCGCTGATTGGTGAACGTATAGTTGTCGAACATCGCTCTGGCATGGGCTTCGGTGAACCTGTGCTTGTCGAACCTGACATCACCGCCGTTCACGATGTTGACCATTTCATCATATACCGGGGTGCGCAGCGCGTTGACCCCGGGGTTGGTCACTGCATAGGCATAGATGAAGGCGGTGATCCTGTCGAGGAATTGCCCGAACCGCACTGGCTCAAGCAATTCGTCCTCCAGCCGATTGAACAGAAAATAGACCGAGGTGATATGCTGCCACATACCATTTGGCGCGTAATTCAGGATGAACAGCTTTTTCAGGATATCGTCAGAAAATCTTTCCGTATCCTGCTGCGCGACGTCTTTCCAAAAAAGCGCCAAGGCCTTCAAGTCATCCAGTGTGGTCTCGCAGTGCAGGTACTGATACTTGTTGCGCTCATAGAATTTTCGCAGGGCATCCGTGGTCGTGCTCTTGTTGCCCTCCTTGGCCCGAAGGTAGTACATGTAGCGGGTGAACAGCTCATCCATGGGCGTGCTGGGCGGGTTGGTGAACACCTCGCTGGCCAGCGCCTCCAGCTCCTTCCACTCGGCGATGAATGCATCCTTCCTGCTCTCGCCCTTTTCGTTCACAAGGCCGCCATAGTACTTATAGAGCTGCGCCTTGAAGATATCGGCATCCGACAGCGGAAGACCACGATCGTTGAGTGTGGAAAAAATGCGCAAAGCCGTATCCTGTGACTCCGCCTCGATGGGCAGCAGAATGCAGTTGTTCAGGATGCGCGCCGGCAGATAGGCAAAATAACTGGGGTAGTCCTGCAGGAATTCATCGATCTTTTTTTGAAAGAAGCGATAGTTTTTCACATAACGGCTCTTATTACCACTCTTTGCCGATCCAGTGCGCAACAACTCGATGAATTCATCCTTGTCGGCATCGGTGGCAACTTCCGAGTCTATTTTCAATTTTTCCTTGTCGGCATTTCCGAATATATCGGTCTTCCAGATGCATTTCTCGATGTACTCACGGGTCGCAATGGAATTCTTGTCCTGCATGTTGGCGAATTTTTCATAGAACGCCCGCAGAATCAGCATCAATGTGGTCAGCCGTTGCTGGCCGTCGATGATCTCGGATTTGCCGTCCTCATTCTTGTAGGCAACGATGGAGCCCAGAAAATATTCCTCATTGTTGTCGAAGGCATCACAATCATTGTTCGGAAAGGAAAAGGCAAAAATATCATCCCACAGTAGCTGGCACTGCTCCTCACCCCACGCATAGGGACGCTGATAGTCAGGAATTAGAAAATCCGCTTTCTTGTCGGACAGCAGGGCAAGTATGGTTTTTTGATCGACATTCAGCTTGGACATGGCATTCCCTCGGAGTTGATATTTGATTTGCACCGCGCAGCGTCGGCTGGCTTCAGCGCATGTGCGTCAGGGGTGCGTCAGGGCATTAGCATCGAACCACTGCCCCACCCCCGCCGCCATGCGCTCGAAGGCGGCCTCCAGCGTCTGCGCGTCCCCGCCCAGCAGCGCCTGCAGCACGCTGGCATTCTCCAGCAGGCCGTGCAGATAGACGCCCAGCACGTTGCCGGCGACGTTCTGCCAGGCCAAGCCGGGGATGAGTTCGCGCGCCACATCGCCCTTGGCGGCCATGGCCGGGTGCTGCGCGGTCTGGCCGTGGTGGATTTCGTAGCCCAACACCTCCACGTCGGCAAGTGCCTGCCATGCTCCCTGCACCTGGCCAAAGCGCGCCTGCGTGCTGCGCACGGTCTTGTGCTGCTCGAAGCTGGTGACCAGCGGCAGCAGGCCCAGGCCGGGGCCGTTGCCGTCCACGCCCACGGTGTCGATCAGCGCCTCGCCCAGCATCTGCAGGCCGCCGCACACGCCCAGCACGCGCCGGCCCTGCGCGGCGTGCCGGGCGATGGCGCTGTCCAGGCCCTGGGCGCGCAGCCAGGCCAGGTCGGCGGCAGTAGCCTTGCTGCCGGGCAGGATGATCCAGTCTGCGCCTTCGAGCTGCGCCGGGCTGCGCGCCCAGGTCACGGCGACGCCGCCGGCGGACTGCAGCGGCGCGAATTCGTCCAGGTTGCTCCCGCGCGGATAGGCCACGATGGCCACGCGGGTGTGGATGCGCCCGGCCCCCCGGCCAGCTGCGGGTTCAGGCTGCCCTCGTACAGGCCATCCTCCTCGGGCAGGCCGTGGCCGTATTGCATGGGGATGGTGGCCACCACGGGCACGCCGGTGCGCTCGTGCAGCAACTGCGGCGCCGGGGCCAGCAGGCTGGCGTCGCCGCGGAACTTGTTCAGCACAAAGCCCTGGATCAGCGCACGGTCGTCCTCGGGCAGCAGTGCCCAGGTGCCGTACAGGTGGGCAAAGGCGCCGCCACGGTCGATGTCAGACACCAGCAGGCAGCGCGCCCCGGCATGGCGTGCCACGCGCATGTTGACCACGTCGCCGCTGGACAGGTTGATCTCGGCGGGCGAGCCGGCGCCCTCGATGACAACCACGTCGTTCTCAGCGCGCAGCTCATCGAGCGCCTGCGCGATCGTGGGCCACACGCGCTGGCTGCGCCCGCGCCAGGGCAGCTGCGACAGCGCGTGATCGACCCGGCCCAGCACGATGACCTGGCTTTTGGTGTCCGCCTCGGGCTTGAGCAGCAGCGGGTTCATGCGCACGTCGGGCACGGCGCGCGCGGCCAGCGCCTGGAAGTACTGGGCGCTGCCGATCTCGCCATATTCGCCCGCCGGCGTGGCCACGACGCGGGCGTTGTTGCTCATGTTCTGCGCCTTGAAGGGCGCGACCTTGAGGCCTTGATTGGCATACCAGCGGCACAGGGCGGTGGCCAGCCAGCTTTTGCCGGCACCGCTGCTGGTGCCCAAAATCATGATGCAGCGGGCGCTCATGGGGGTTCCGTTCGAGAAACTAGAAATGGAAAGCGGTGCCGGTGGCAGCGCGGGGTGGATGACGGCGAGGCGGTCAGGCGCGATGGTAGTCCCGCACGGCAGCGCGCAAGGCCTGCTGCGCGACCGGCGCCAGCACGCCCAGGCGCACATGGCCGGGCAGGCCGAAGGAGGCGCAGTCGCGCAGCTTGATGCCGCGTGCGCGCAGGTGCGCCAGCAGCGCGCCGGGTTCGCGCAGCACCTCTTGCGGCAGGCGGGCGGTGAAGAAATTGGCCAGGCTGCCGGGCAGCACCTGCCAGCCCAGCGCCCGGCACAGGGCCAGTTGCTGCGCCTTCCAGTCCTGCAGTACGGGCAGCGATGCGGCCAGCCACTGCTGCGCGCCCTGCCCCGTCCAGGTGCTCAGGAGGGCCACGCCATCGGCCCCCACCGGCCACGACGGCGCCAGCGCGCGCAGGTGCTGCGCCGTGCCGTCGGCAACGGCGGTGAATGGGGCGATGGCGTAGGCAGCGCGCACGCCTGTCAGGCCCAGCGCCTTGTTGGGCGAATACATGCGCCAGATGCCGTCCGGCAGATCATGGGCCGGATAGTGCGCCGGGCCGGGTGGGTCGGATGGGCCGGGCGGCAGCAGCAGCGGCGCATAGGCGCAGTCCAGCACACGCCAGTCGGCGCCGGCTGCGCCGGCCTGCCAGGCGTCGAGCGCGCCATCGCGCCCGCCCAGCGGGCTGGCCGGCTCGCAGGCCCAGTGCAGGGCGGGCGCTGCAGCGTCGGACGGCGGTGCCTGCACGGCCAGGCCCCACAGCGCCGCAGCGCGCACGTAGTCGCCATAGCCATGCGCCGGCACGACGGCCCGGCGCAGCCCGCTGCGCGCCGCCAGTGCGCTGATGCGGTGGATGAACTCGCTGGCGCTGGCGGCCAGCACGATGCGCTCGGGGGCCACCCCGTGGAAATCCGCCAGGGCAGCGCCCAGGGCGGTATAGGCCGGGTCGGGGTAGCGCGTGCGGTCGGCCTGCGCCAGCGCAGCCAGCGCCGCCGGGCAGGGGCCGCAGGCGTTGGCGTTGGTGGAGAAGTCATGCTGCGGCACGCCCAGCGCATCCGGGCCGCCATGCAGGGGTGTTGTGCTCACCACCATTCCTTCATTGAAATATCAAAAATCATAGCTGCTAGCGCAATCCCAGCAAGGGCTAGAACCGCTTTTCGTGCAAAAAATACGGCCTGCGCCACATGCCCGTCCTGCGGCGCGCAACCCGCCGGGTTGAGCACATAGACGCCTGGCTTGCCCAGCCGCACGCCCAGCAATTGCGCCATGACGCCCATGGGCCAGCCGCTGTTGGGCGACGGCGTGGTGCTGGCATCGCGGCGCAGTTGGGCCAGCGCCAGGCGCTGCCCGCCACCGGCCAGGCCCGCCAGCCACAGCAGCGCTGCCGTCAGGCGCGCCGGCAGCCAGCTCAGGACATCATCGGCATGTGCTGCCCACTTGCCAGCCCACTGCCAATGCCGCCGCTCGGCACCGGCGCCGCGCCAGCCGGGGTAGCCCCACATGGCATCGGCCGTGTTGGCCAGGCGGTACAGCGCCGCACCGGGCAGGCCCAGCAGGGCGAACCAAAAAAGCGGCGCGACCACCGAGTCGCAGAGGTTTTCCGCCAGGGTCTCGATGGCGCTCTCGCGCACCTGGGCGGCGTCGAGCTGCGCGGTGTCGCGGCTGACCAGCCAGGACAGGCGCTCGCGCCCGGCGGCCAGCGACTGCGCCAGCGCCGCCTGCACGGCCAGCACCTCGGCGCGCAACATGCGCCAGGCCAGCAGCGGCTTGAGCACGACGCCCAGCGCCAGCGCCGCCGCCCAGCCAGGCAGATAGCGCAGAAGGCTCCATTGCAGCATCCAGGCTACTATGCAAACCATAGCTGCCAGCGCAAGCCAGACAAGGGCTGCAAGCCAAAATGTCTTGTAATCGTGCGAGCGCTCCTGCGCTGGCGCCAGGCGCGCCCCGCAGGCGCCCAGCGCCCGGCCCATCCAGACCACGGGGTGCAGCCGCACGGGCGGCTCGCCCCACAGCGCATCGATGGCCAGGGCCACCAGCAGCGCGCCCGCCAGCAGTGCCGGCGTGCTGCCAGCGGTCTGGGCCGCTCCGGCAAGGCTGCCCAGCGATGCCAGCCAGGTGTTCATGGCAACTCCCCGGCACCAGCGCATTCCAGCACCAACCAGTCGCGAAACGCCGTGACCAGCGGCGTCTGCGCCCGCGCCTCGGGATAGACCAGGTAGTAGGCATCGCCACTGACCAGCGTGTCGGCAAACAACTCCACCAGGGCGCCGCTGGCCAGCTCTTGCTCGATCAGAAAGCGCGGCAGCAGCGCAGCGCCCATGCCGCAGGCGGCGGCCTGGGCAATCATGGCGAAGTGCTCGAAGTGCGGGCCGCGCAGGGCCGCATTGGTCTCGATGCCCAATTGCTCGAACCACTCGGCCCACTGCGCTGGCCGCGTGCTTTGCTGCAGCAGCACCACGCGCGCCAGATCCTGTGGCTGCCCGATGCCGTGCGCGTCGCGCAGCGCCGGGCTGGCCACGGCCACGGCCTGCTCGTGCATCAGGAACTCGCATACCGCCCCGGCCCAGGTCGGCGCGCCGAAGTGAATGGCGGCGTCGAAGGGCGTGCCGGCAAAGTCGAACGGCTCGGAACGCGCCGCCAGGTTGACCGTGGCCTGCGGATGCCGCGCCTGGAAGCGCGGCAGGCGCGGCACCAGCCAGCGCGTGCCCAGCGTGGGCAGCACGGCCAGGTTCAGCAGCCCGCCGGCGTGTGAGAACGCCATGGCCTTTTGCGTGCTGGCCGACAGCTGCTGCAGCACGGCGCGCACGTCAGCGGCATAGACGCGGCCCGCATCGGTCAGCACGATGCGCTGGCGCACGCGGTGAAACAGCGCCATGCCCAGGCGCTGCTCCAATTGCCGGATCTGGCGCGAGACAGCGCTTTGCGTCAGGTGCAGCTCATCGGCAGCGCGCGAGATGCTGGCCTGGCGCGCGGCGGCCTCGAAGGCCAGCAGGTCGCTGATGGGCGGCAGAAAGTTCTTGCGAAAACTGTTCATGCAGGAAAGGAATGATGCTGGCGAAGTCAGTGCCGTGAGACAGAACAATCGCCCCTTGTCAAGCCCGGCAAAACCCGGTCGAGAGGTCTCAATTCTGACCGGGTTCATTCGCTGTGCGCATGAAGTCGTTCCGCATTTTTGCTATCCACAGGTGCCAGGCCGGGCGATAGTGTGTATCGCAAGGCAGAACAACCATTCAAGGAGACGCAAGCATGACCTTCTGGCACCAGACCTGGCACAGGAAAGCGGCCTCGTTTTCGCTTTCCACGGCTTCCTCGGCCTTTTCAGGGGCGGCGCTGGCGCTGCTGTGCGCCGCCGTGGTGCCGGCTGCGCAGGCACAGGCCCCTTCAGCCACCTTCGACAAGATCAAGTCCAGCGGCAAGGTCGTGCTGGGCGTGCGCGAGACCTCTCCGCCCATGGCCTATGCCCTGGGCGCCAACGACAAGTATGTCGGCTACCACGTCGAGCTGTGCGAGCGGGTGCTCCAGGACATCGCACCCGCCGCGAAGCTGGAATACATGGCCATCACGGCACAAAGCACCATGCCGCTGGTCAGCAACGGCACGGTGGACATCGGCTGCGGCCCCACGACCAACAACCTGGCGCGCCAGCAGCAGGTGGCCTTTGCCGTGACCAGCTATGTCAGCGAGGTGCGCATGGCCGTGCGCAGCGACTCGGACTTGAAGTCCATCAGCCAGCTGGGCGGGCGCACGGTGGCCGCCTCCACCGGCACCACGGCCGTGCAGCTGCTGCGCAAGCAAGAGCGCGTGGTCGGCGCGCCCATCAAGACGGTGCTGGGCAAGGATCACCACGAGAGTTTCATGCTGCTCGAGTCGGGCCGGGTCGATGCCTTTGTGCTGGACGACAACATCCTGGCCGGCGTCATCGCCAACTCCAAGGATCCGGGCGCCTTTCGCATCGTCGGCGAGCCGCTGGGCGCGGAGCCGATCGCGCTGCTGTTTCGCAAGGACGACCCGGTCTTCAAGGCGGCGGTCGATGGCGCCATCACGCGCCTGATGCAGTCGGGCGAGATGGAAAAGCTCTACACCAAGTGGTTCGTGCAGCCCATCCCGCCCAAGAACGTCAGCCTGAACCTGCCGCTGGGCAACACCTTGCGTCAGCTGTTCGCCAACCCCAACGACAAGCCGCTGGAGTCCTACCAGCAGCCTTGATGCCTTCTGGCCCGCCGTCATGACCATCCCAACCCCTACCCCTCCTTCCTCCCGCACCGGCGGCCAGATCCTGGTGCGCCAGCTCCTGGCCCACGGCGTGCAGCAGCTGTTTTGCGTGCCGGGCGAGAGTTATCTGGCCGTGCTCGATGCACTGCACGATGCCGACATTGCCGTCACCGTCTGCCGCCAGGAGGGCGGCGCCGCCATGATGGCCGAGGCGCAGGGCAAGCTGACCGGGCAGCCGGGCATTTGCTTCGTGACGCGCGGGCCGGGGGCGTCCAATGCTTCCGCCGGCATCCACATTGCGCAGCAGGATTCGACACCGCTGATCCTGTTCGTCGGTCAGGTGGCACGCGGGGCCAAGGGGCGCGAGGCCTTCCAGGAGCTGGACTACCGCGCCGTCTTCGGCACCATGGCCAAGTGGGTGGTGGACATCGACGACCCGGCGCGGCTGCCGGAGCTGGTCTCGCGCGCCTTCCACGTCGCCACCTCGGGCCGGCCTGGGCCGGTGGTGGTGGCCTTGCCCGAGGACATGCTGACCGCCAGCGCCAGCGTGGCCGACGCCCTGCCCTACCAGGTCAGCGAAACCCACCCCGGCGCCGCAGCCCTGCAGGAGCTGCACGGACGCCTGCAGGCCGCCCGCCAGCCCGTGTTCATCCTGGGCGGCAGCCGCTGGAGCGAAGCGGCCGTGCGCGATGTGGCGGATTTTGCCGAGCGCTGGCAGGTGCCGGTGTATTGCTCCTTCCGCCGCCAGATGCTGCTGCCGGCCAGCCACGACTGCTACGCAGGCGACCTGGGCCTGGGCGTCAACCCCCGGGTGCTGGCGCGCATCAGGGACAGCGACCTGGTCGTGCTGCTGGGCGGGCGGCTGTCGGAAGTGCCGTCACAGGGCTATGAGCTGCTGGACATCCCCAACCCAGTGCAGCCGCTGGTGCATGTCCACGCCGATGCCGACGAGCTGGGCCGGCTGTACCGCCCGGCGCAGGCCATCCACGCCACCCCCGTGGCCATGACACGTGCGCTGGCGCAACTGCCGGCCCCATCAGCCACCCCGCGCTGGCTGGAACACACCCGCGCCGCGCGCGCCGAATACCTGGCCTGGAGCGACCCGGCGCCCATTCGCATCCCGGGCGAGCTGCAGATGGGCCAGGTCATGCAGCACCTCAGGGCCGTGCTGCCGCCGGACGTCATCGTGTGCAATGGCGCCGGCAACTTTGCCACCTGGGTACACCGCTTCTGGCACTTCGAGTGCTACGCCAGCCAGTTGGCGCCAGCCAGCGGCTCCATGGGCTATGGCCTGCCGGCGGGTGTCGGCGCCAAGCGCCTGTGGCCGCAGCGCGAGGTGGTGGTGTTTGCCGGCGACGGCGATTTTCTGATGCACGGCCAGGAGTTCGCCACTGCCGTGCAGTACGGCCTGCCGCTGGTAGTCATCGTGCTGGACAACGCCATGTACGGCACCATCCGTATGCACCAGGAGCGCGAGTACCCGGGCCGCGTCAGTGCCACCAGCCTACGCAACCCGGACTTCAGGGCCTACGCCCAGGCCTTCGGCGGCCACGGCGAGCGCGTCGAGCGCACCGAGGAGTTCGCCCCGGCCCTGGCGCGCGCACGCGCCAGCGGCCTGCCGGCCCTGCTGCACTGCCTGATCGACCCGCAGGCCATCACGCCCGGCAGCACGCTCGACGGTATCCGGGCAGCGGCGCTGGCCCAGAGCTGAGTTGCCCCGCATGGCAGCGCTGCCGAGTTTTTTGGGTTTCCTGGAGCTGCATTAGCAAAATCGGCCGAAATCATGGCTACAATGGCCGGCTTCGGAGAGGTGGATGAGCGGTTTAAGTCGCACGCCTGGAAAGCGTGTGTGGGTTAATAGCCCACCGCGGGTTCGAATCCCGCCCTCTCCGCCAATATATGAGCCCAAGTGATTGATTCACTTGGGCTTTTTTTTTGGGTTTTTTCTCTACCCACGTTTTTACCCACGTCGAAAACGTCGGTAGCAGCGGACGTCCAGCACGGTTCAACGGGGTCGCATCCCCCTTCGAACGCACGAGCCTGAAGCCTTGTCTGCCATGAGCAGCGCCCACGCTGGAGATCGGCAAGTGCCAGGCTGCCTGAACTCTGCTGCGATGAGCTGCCTCCTCGTGCCGCCATGGATGGCCCAAGCCAGCCTCTTGCCGAAAGAGGAGCCTATCCGGTCGTCTTTTGACCGGCCAAATTTGGCCGGTCGCTTGGCTGCGATCGCTTCAGCAAGTCGCCCAGCCACTGTCGGCTTCATACATCAGCCTCGCACATCAGCATTGCTTGCTTCGGCTGGTGTGGCATATACTTCCGCGCGTTGCGCCTCTCTCTTTTGGCTTCGATGTTGAAGCTCGTCCGCAGAAAAGAGAGAGCACCATGCACACCAACGCGACCTCCCCCATCCACGCCCTGCTGGGCCTGCCAGAAATCGGCTCCCAGGGCATCGAGCGCAGCGTCATCTTCCCCCTGCTCCCGGCAGCCGCCCAGACAGCCATCCGCAGGGCCACCAGCGAGGCCGACAAGCGCCAACTGGCAGCTCAGGCAGGCGACGCCCTGCCCGTCATCCTGGAGATGTACGAGGACTGCGTCATCCAGCCACAGCAGCGCCGCAGCGCTGGCTTGGCCTTCCCCACCTTCGCAGACTTGGGAAATTTCTTCTTGCCCGGTGTGCTG
This portion of the Melaminivora jejuensis genome encodes:
- a CDS encoding DUF262 domain-containing protein produces the protein MSKLNVDQKTILALLSDKKADFLIPDYQRPYAWGEEQCQLLWDDIFAFSFPNNDCDAFDNNEEYFLGSIVAYKNEDGKSEIIDGQQRLTTLMLILRAFYEKFANMQDKNSIATREYIEKCIWKTDIFGNADKEKLKIDSEVATDADKDEFIELLRTGSAKSGNKSRYVKNYRFFQKKIDEFLQDYPSYFAYLPARILNNCILLPIEAESQDTALRIFSTLNDRGLPLSDADIFKAQLYKYYGGLVNEKGESRKDAFIAEWKELEALASEVFTNPPSTPMDELFTRYMYYLRAKEGNKSTTTDALRKFYERNKYQYLHCETTLDDLKALALFWKDVAQQDTERFSDDILKKLFILNYAPNGMWQHITSVYFLFNRLEDELLEPVRFGQFLDRITAFIYAYAVTNPGVNALRTPVYDEMVNIVNGGDVRFDKHRFTEAHARAMFDNYTFTNQRNITRSILTWYAHTHPEQKLLDAGQVYQLEHIYPRKRQEMEKGLANAENIEALGNKILLESSINIRASDYRFEDKKKIYTGKLRRGSYLEPSKIAQALSLSELAKFDEDDIVQRSKDILDRFFQYLKEEELLA
- a CDS encoding aminotransferase class I/II-fold pyridoxal phosphate-dependent enzyme; this translates as MVVSTTPLHGGPDALGVPQHDFSTNANACGPCPAALAALAQADRTRYPDPAYTALGAALADFHGVAPERIVLAASASEFIHRISALAARSGLRRAVVPAHGYGDYVRAAALWGLAVQAPPSDAAAPALHWACEPASPLGGRDGALDAWQAGAAGADWRVLDCAYAPLLLPPGPSDPPGPAHYPAHDLPDGIWRMYSPNKALGLTGVRAAYAIAPFTAVADGTAQHLRALAPSWPVGADGVALLSTWTGQGAQQWLAASLPVLQDWKAQQLALCRALGWQVLPGSLANFFTARLPQEVLREPGALLAHLRARGIKLRDCASFGLPGHVRLGVLAPVAQQALRAAVRDYHRA
- the cbiB gene encoding adenosylcobinamide-phosphate synthase CbiB; amino-acid sequence: MNTWLASLGSLAGAAQTAGSTPALLAGALLVALAIDALWGEPPVRLHPVVWMGRALGACGARLAPAQERSHDYKTFWLAALVWLALAAMVCIVAWMLQWSLLRYLPGWAAALALGVVLKPLLAWRMLRAEVLAVQAALAQSLAAGRERLSWLVSRDTAQLDAAQVRESAIETLAENLCDSVVAPLFWFALLGLPGAALYRLANTADAMWGYPGWRGAGAERRHWQWAGKWAAHADDVLSWLPARLTAALLWLAGLAGGGQRLALAQLRRDASTTPSPNSGWPMGVMAQLLGVRLGKPGVYVLNPAGCAPQDGHVAQAVFFARKAVLALAGIALAAMIFDISMKEWW
- a CDS encoding LysR family transcriptional regulator; translation: MNSFRKNFLPPISDLLAFEAAARQASISRAADELHLTQSAVSRQIRQLEQRLGMALFHRVRQRIVLTDAGRVYAADVRAVLQQLSASTQKAMAFSHAGGLLNLAVLPTLGTRWLVPRLPRFQARHPQATVNLAARSEPFDFAGTPFDAAIHFGAPTWAGAVCEFLMHEQAVAVASPALRDAHGIGQPQDLARVVLLQQSTRPAQWAEWFEQLGIETNAALRGPHFEHFAMIAQAAACGMGAALLPRFLIEQELASGALVELFADTLVSGDAYYLVYPEARAQTPLVTAFRDWLVLECAGAGELP
- a CDS encoding amino acid ABC transporter substrate-binding protein, whose protein sequence is MTFWHQTWHRKAASFSLSTASSAFSGAALALLCAAVVPAAQAQAPSATFDKIKSSGKVVLGVRETSPPMAYALGANDKYVGYHVELCERVLQDIAPAAKLEYMAITAQSTMPLVSNGTVDIGCGPTTNNLARQQQVAFAVTSYVSEVRMAVRSDSDLKSISQLGGRTVAASTGTTAVQLLRKQERVVGAPIKTVLGKDHHESFMLLESGRVDAFVLDDNILAGVIANSKDPGAFRIVGEPLGAEPIALLFRKDDPVFKAAVDGAITRLMQSGEMEKLYTKWFVQPIPPKNVSLNLPLGNTLRQLFANPNDKPLESYQQP
- a CDS encoding thiamine pyrophosphate-binding protein gives rise to the protein MTIPTPTPPSSRTGGQILVRQLLAHGVQQLFCVPGESYLAVLDALHDADIAVTVCRQEGGAAMMAEAQGKLTGQPGICFVTRGPGASNASAGIHIAQQDSTPLILFVGQVARGAKGREAFQELDYRAVFGTMAKWVVDIDDPARLPELVSRAFHVATSGRPGPVVVALPEDMLTASASVADALPYQVSETHPGAAALQELHGRLQAARQPVFILGGSRWSEAAVRDVADFAERWQVPVYCSFRRQMLLPASHDCYAGDLGLGVNPRVLARIRDSDLVVLLGGRLSEVPSQGYELLDIPNPVQPLVHVHADADELGRLYRPAQAIHATPVAMTRALAQLPAPSATPRWLEHTRAARAEYLAWSDPAPIRIPGELQMGQVMQHLRAVLPPDVIVCNGAGNFATWVHRFWHFECYASQLAPASGSMGYGLPAGVGAKRLWPQREVVVFAGDGDFLMHGQEFATAVQYGLPLVVIVLDNAMYGTIRMHQEREYPGRVSATSLRNPDFRAYAQAFGGHGERVERTEEFAPALARARASGLPALLHCLIDPQAITPGSTLDGIRAAALAQS